TCACTCTCGGTCGCAGCACCGACGTCGATGACGGCAACGCCGCCAGCGAGTTTGGCGAGACGCTCCTGCAACTTCTCCTTGTCGTAATCCGACGTCGACTTCTCGATCTCGGCCTTGAGCTCCTTGATGCGCCCTTTGATCTGCTCTTCCGTGCCGACACCGTCGATGAGCGTGGTGTTGTCCTTGTCGACGACGATGCGTTTGAACTGACCCAGATCCGCAACGGTGGTGCTCTCGAGTTTGAATCCTGTTTCCTCGGTGACGACCTTCGCTCCGCTGAGGATCGCGATGTCCTGGAGCATCGCCTTACGGCGATCGCCGAAGCCCGGCGCCTTCACTGCGCAGACGCGGAGCGTGCCACGGAGCTTGTTGACGACGAGCGTCGCGAGCGCTTCGCCCTCGATGTCCTCGGCGATGATGAGCAACGGACGCCCCTGCTGCGCGACCTTCTCGAGCACGGGGAGGAGATCCTTCATCGACGAAATTTTCTTATCGTGGATGAGAATGAAGGCGTCCTCGAGGACCGCTTCCATCTTCGCCGGATCGGTGACGAAGTATGGAGAGACGTAGCCGCGGTCGAACTGCATGCCGTCGACCGTCTTGAGCGTCGTGTCCAGACCCTTCGCTTCCTCGACCGTGATGACGCCGTCCTTGCCGACTTTCTCCATCGCTTCCGCGATCAGATTTCCAATTTCCGCATCATTGTTCGCGGAGATGGTGCCGACTTGCGCGATCTCCTTCTTCCCACCCGTGGGGACGCTGATCTTCTTCAGCTCCTCGACGACCGTGGCGACCGCGCGCTCGATGCCGCGCTTGAGGGCCATCGGGTTCGCGCCGGCGGTGACGTTCTTGAGGCCTTCGCGAAAGATCGCCTGGGCGAGAACGGTCGCAGTGGTGGTGCCGTCGCCGGCGTTGTCGCTCGTCTTGGTCGCGACTTCCTTCACCATCTGCGCGCCCATGTTCTCGAGCGGGTCTGACAATTCGATCTCTTTCGCGACAGTCACTCCGTCCTTGGTGACGGTCGGGGCACCGAACTTCTTATCGATGACGACGTTCCGACCTTTGGGGCCGAGGGTCACCTTCACGGTGTCGGCTAGTTTATCGACGCCGCGCTTGAGCGCACTGCGCGCGTCCGTATTGAATTGCAGGTCTTTCGCGGGCATGACGAGTCCTGGTCTGGAGAAACGTTCGAGGTCAGTTGAGTACGGCGAGCACGTCCGACTCGCGGAGGATGAGCAGTTGCTCACCATCGAGCGTGACCTCGGTACCGCTGTACTTGCCGTAGAGGACCTTGTCGCCGACCTTGACGTCCATCGGCACGCGCTTGTCCTTCTCGAAGCGTCCGGGCCCGACGGCGATGATCTTGCCTTGCTGCGGCTTTTCCTTCGCGGTATCAGGGATGTACAGCCCGCCGCGCATCTGCTCCGCGTCTTCCAGCGCTTTGATGACAACGCGGTCTGCTAGGGGAGCGACTTTCACGGACGTCGATTGCTTGGTGGCCATGCGCGTGCCTCGCGGAGGGAGAAGACGGCGGCAGCGTCACGCCATGTATTGACCAGTTGGTCAAGACCTAAGGATACCACATATTGACCACATGGTCAACAAGGCGTATGAATCGCGGTCGCGACGCGTATCGGCGAGAGTGTGCATTGGGCCGCCGGTACTTGTCCCGCCGTGAGCGCACTGACGCACCGGGCACGTCATCGCGTGTCCGGCGCTGTTCCGTTGTTCACGACGTATTCACTTTGGACGAGCCCGCTAGCGCAGTGACGCGTGGCAACATGTCTAAGCAGGACATCACGTGATACTTCGCCAAACAACGGGATTCCCGAGCCGATCAAGACCGGCACCCGAGTGACGATTAATCGCTGGATGAGACCCACCTCGAGAAATCGCTGAATAGTGATTCCACCGTCAACGTAGATGTGCTGTATCCCCCGCGCGCCAAGCGTGGCAACCACCTGCGCTGGGTGGCCCGTTAGGCGTTCGACCACGGCCCCGCGTGGCGGAGGCGGAAGCTCGCGCGTCCTGAGCACGAAGACAGGCTTGTCGTACGGCCACTGCGGAAATGCGGCGATCGCGTCGAAGGTATTCCATGACCACGGCATCGACGCTGGCCATGAACTCGGTGTACCCGTGCGGCTCTCCGCCGCCCGGCGGAAGAAAATCGAACTCTCCGTTCGACCGCGCGATGAATCCGTCGAGGCTCGTGCCAACGAACACCGATGCTTTCACTGTCACACGCGCTCGTCGAGCAGGGTGACCGCCGGGTCGGGCGCAACCGCTGGTGTGGATCGTTCTGGTATAGCTATGCCGTCATCGTCGACACGGTTGCCGGCATTCTCGTCGGCGCCGATGGCGTCGAGGCGCCGTGTCGTTATGCGCCAATCGACGACAAGGGGACCAACACGGAGAATCGGCGCTCGGGATCGCATGACCGAACCCTCCGGTCTATTCGTTGCGCAGCGATTTGAGCGCGGCGAGGTTCTTCCGACGGAGCTCCCAGGACTCGCGTTGATCGAGCGACAACGCGCGTCGTGCCACGAGCTCCCGATAGTAGGAGAGCACCCGAGAGCGCACGCTCTCGAGCGTGTCGCCGCCTAGCGGTTGAAAAGGCGCGAAGCGGTGCGATTCGCCGGATACGGTGAACCACCACCACGCCTGCGCCAGACGCGATCGTCCTTGCTCGATCTGGCACGCGAAGATGCGGTCGTCGGCTTCGAATGTGAAGGGTTGGAGGACGGGCTGGCGTTCTGGTGTCTCGCGCATGTTATGACACTCGGCGCGGTCGACCTGCTGCGCGACGCGGAGTCGGCGGCGCTTCCATGAGATGATCGACGACAGAGAGAAAGCGGTCTTCGCCTGAACGGGTGATCACGTAACCGTCAGCGCCAATGCGTCGTGCCCAGTCGCGGTCTTGCTTCTTTCCGTGCGCGGTGTATGCGAGGAGCTTGGTGCGTCGGAGCGCCGGAGACGTGGCAATGACCCGCGCCAGACAGCGAGACGTACCAATAGGCACGTACAGCTCCGTCACGACGAGACCGATCTCGGAGCCGTTGACGATGTCCATTGCCGCGGTGGGGTCAGGGGCTTCGACGACGGTGTATCCTTTGTCCTCGAGTCGTGTGCGGAGATGCGAGGTCGAATCAGTTTGTGACTGAACGAGCAGAATCGAATTCGAATACATGACTACCTCGGTTTTGAGAGTTCTCACGTCACGCGAGCAGGCTGCACCCGCGGCCGTCCGGGAAGGAAACAAAAAAGGGCCTGCATTGGCAGGCCCCAGAGTTGACGGACTTGTCCGCGCGACCAGCGCGTATCGCTTCGGGGAATATAGCATGCGCACGCGCACAATAGCAACGCCTCCGCTCACAAGTCAGCCTCCGTGCACAGAAATCCGTCGCCTTTTGGCGAGTCGCAGTTAAAGAAATGCTAAACGAGCGGCGCCGACGAACATGGGTTATGTTCAATAACAGCTGGTGAGCGGCTCGCGCTGCTCCCTTTGGTCTCCACGCGCGCTTTCGTCGCGTCGGATCCCCGAGCCCTTCCGGTCAGCCCGCTCGTGGATTGCAGGCACAAGAGGCTTTCATGAAATCCCCCAGCGGCGTCGCGCTGCGTAGCGTCGAGGATCTTGCCGACGCGAAACAACTGCGCTCAGTCATCTCGACCATCCTGACGAGCGCACCGATCAACGAACACGCCTTGCGCTGCGCCGTCTGGAGTTTCGTCGGCGTCGAGCGGCGCGCCGACACTCCGCCGGCGCTCGTCATCGCGCGACTGACCGCCCTCATCGACGACGCCCGCGTCCTCCCGCTCTCAGCACGCGCTTCGTTGACTCGGCGGATGATTCTTTGGTGCGTCGAGGAGTACTTCGGCCATTTGGGCGGTGACGCTCTCGCGATGGATGCATCGCGCGGCGAAGCGCGTTCGCCGGCGAGAACCTGACCGACTCACTCGATCGCGAGAGCACCGATGACGACCCGTCCATTCGATGAGTATCGTGACACGCCGCTGTGGGCCGCCGTCGAGACTACGCTCAATGAGCTCGTGGCTTCGAGCGAAATCGCAGTGAATACCGCGCCGGAGTACGTCATCGGATACCTCTGTCGCCAACTCCAGGCGAAAAAGCTGGTCATCGCCTCTAGCGTACAGCGATAATTCCAGGCCGCGCAGGCTTGGAGAGCTGTCGGGTCGCGA
This is a stretch of genomic DNA from Gemmatimonadaceae bacterium. It encodes these proteins:
- the groL gene encoding chaperonin GroEL (60 kDa chaperone family; promotes refolding of misfolded polypeptides especially under stressful conditions; forms two stacked rings of heptamers to form a barrel-shaped 14mer; ends can be capped by GroES; misfolded proteins enter the barrel where they are refolded when GroES binds) — encoded protein: MPAKDLQFNTDARSALKRGVDKLADTVKVTLGPKGRNVVIDKKFGAPTVTKDGVTVAKEIELSDPLENMGAQMVKEVATKTSDNAGDGTTTATVLAQAIFREGLKNVTAGANPMALKRGIERAVATVVEELKKISVPTGGKKEIAQVGTISANNDAEIGNLIAEAMEKVGKDGVITVEEAKGLDTTLKTVDGMQFDRGYVSPYFVTDPAKMEAVLEDAFILIHDKKISSMKDLLPVLEKVAQQGRPLLIIAEDIEGEALATLVVNKLRGTLRVCAVKAPGFGDRRKAMLQDIAILSGAKVVTEETGFKLESTTVADLGQFKRIVVDKDNTTLIDGVGTEEQIKGRIKELKAEIEKSTSDYDKEKLQERLAKLAGGVAVIDVGAATESEMKEKKARVEDALHATRAAVEEGIVAGGGVAFIRAQRVLKHLKFQDPEEQIGVEIVRRAIEEPIRMIVQNAGGEASIVVERVRTSKDDAFGYNALTDTFENLIQAGVIDPTKVTRMALQNAASIAALLLTTECTVVEHTEEKRAAGGGGMEGMY
- a CDS encoding co-chaperone GroES: MKVAPLADRVVIKALEDAEQMRGGLYIPDTAKEKPQQGKIIAVGPGRFEKDKRVPMDVKVGDKVLYGKYSGTEVTLDGEQLLILRESDVLAVLN
- a CDS encoding dihydrofolate reductase family protein; protein product: MPWSWNTFDAIAAFPQWPYDKPVFVLRTRELPPPPRGAVVERLTGHPAQVVATLGARGIQHIYVDGGITIQRFLEVGLIQRLIVTRVPVLIGSGIPLFGEVSRDVLLRHVATRHCASGLVQSEYVVNNGTAPDTR
- a CDS encoding response regulator codes for the protein MYSNSILLVQSQTDSTSHLRTRLEDKGYTVVEAPDPTAAMDIVNGSEIGLVVTELYVPIGTSRCLARVIATSPALRRTKLLAYTAHGKKQDRDWARRIGADGYVITRSGEDRFLSVVDHLMEAPPTPRRAAGRPRRVS